The Sulfitobacter sp. SK011 genome has a window encoding:
- a CDS encoding ABC transporter substrate-binding protein, with translation MKRVLYAGAATLALASGMAHADGHLAGEQVTVFGPWLGPDQVNVEAVLAEFAKATGADVRYVGSDSFEQQIRVDTEAGSAPNIAVFPQPGLAADLAASGFLTPLTAGTDDWVRENYAAGQSWVDLGTFAGTDGTEALYGFFYKVDVKSLVWYSPENFEDAGYEVPTSMEDLKALTDQIVADGGTPWCIGLGSGGATGWPATDWVEDMMLRTQSPADYDAWVSNEMKFNDPKVVAAIEEFGAFARNDAYVAGGAGAVASTDFRDSPKGLFSSPPQCYMHRQASFIPAFFPEGTVVGEDADFFYFPAYADKDLGSPVLGAGTVWGITNDSPGAQALIEWLREPVAHETWMARQGFLTPHKGVDTNVFSDPTLKKMNDILLGATTFRFDGSDLMPGGVGAGSFWTGMVDYAGGKDATEVATEIQNSWDALK, from the coding sequence ATGAAACGAGTACTTTATGCGGGTGCCGCTACTTTGGCTTTGGCCTCTGGCATGGCCCATGCAGACGGACATTTGGCCGGCGAACAGGTGACAGTTTTTGGTCCGTGGCTTGGCCCAGATCAGGTGAACGTCGAAGCCGTGTTGGCCGAATTTGCAAAAGCCACGGGCGCAGATGTGCGCTATGTTGGTTCTGACAGCTTTGAACAGCAAATTCGCGTTGATACCGAAGCGGGATCGGCCCCAAACATCGCCGTCTTTCCACAGCCCGGCCTGGCCGCTGACCTTGCCGCCTCAGGTTTCTTGACGCCCCTGACCGCTGGCACCGACGATTGGGTCCGCGAAAACTATGCGGCCGGTCAATCCTGGGTCGATCTGGGAACATTTGCCGGGACCGATGGCACAGAGGCGCTTTACGGCTTTTTCTACAAAGTCGATGTAAAATCTTTGGTATGGTACTCACCTGAGAACTTTGAGGATGCGGGTTACGAAGTCCCAACTTCCATGGAAGACCTCAAAGCACTGACAGATCAGATTGTGGCCGATGGCGGCACGCCTTGGTGTATCGGTCTGGGGTCCGGCGGCGCGACAGGCTGGCCTGCGACCGATTGGGTCGAGGACATGATGCTGCGCACACAATCCCCTGCGGATTATGATGCCTGGGTGTCAAACGAAATGAAATTCAACGATCCAAAGGTGGTCGCGGCGATTGAAGAATTTGGCGCGTTTGCCCGCAATGACGCCTATGTTGCCGGTGGTGCCGGTGCGGTCGCATCAACCGACTTCCGTGACAGCCCAAAAGGGTTATTCAGCTCGCCGCCACAATGCTACATGCACCGTCAGGCGTCATTTATCCCCGCGTTCTTCCCTGAAGGCACGGTTGTCGGCGAAGACGCCGACTTCTTCTACTTCCCGGCCTACGCGGACAAAGACCTCGGCTCTCCTGTTCTGGGGGCGGGCACCGTTTGGGGCATCACCAACGACAGTCCCGGCGCACAGGCGTTGATTGAATGGCTGCGCGAACCCGTCGCGCATGAAACATGGATGGCACGCCAAGGCTTTCTGACGCCACACAAGGGCGTGGACACCAACGTGTTCAGCGATCCAACCTTGAAAAAGATGAACGACATCCTGTTGGGCGCGACCACATTCCGCTTTGACGGGTCTGACCTGATGCCAGGTGGTGTTGGTGCGGGGTCGTTCTGGACCGGGATGGTTGACTATGCGGGCGGCAAAGATGCCACCGAAGTTGCGACCGAAATCCAAAACTCCTGGGACGCCCTGAAGTAA
- a CDS encoding carbohydrate ABC transporter permease, whose protein sequence is MHPALQGLMTIFIGVGGCVGYFYFSNQLLDKVLFPPRGPNAGRNINQANMIRPWLFLAPAMIALGLYLAYPVFETIRLSVTERIPGGGYKFVGLANYTQMLGEPKFWEALKNNFLWLIIVPAFSTAFGLLAAQLTDRIRWGNIAKSLIFMPMAISFVGAAVIWKLVYDTRPVDQDQIGVLNAIYLAFGGDEPQQWLTIPLWNSFFLMAVLIWIQTGFAMVILSAALRGIPEETIEAAIVDGANPMQVFFKIKAPQIIPTIVVVWTTITIVVLKVFDIVYAMTNGQWETQVLANYMYDKMFRANDWGVGSASAMVIMLLVTPILVWNVYSARKEMR, encoded by the coding sequence ATGCATCCAGCGCTACAAGGTCTGATGACCATCTTTATCGGTGTTGGTGGCTGTGTTGGGTATTTCTATTTTTCCAATCAGTTGCTCGACAAGGTGCTGTTCCCGCCGCGAGGTCCGAACGCCGGACGTAACATCAATCAGGCGAATATGATCCGTCCCTGGTTGTTTCTTGCCCCTGCCATGATCGCCCTTGGGCTCTACCTTGCCTACCCGGTGTTTGAAACGATCCGCCTGTCCGTGACAGAGCGTATTCCGGGCGGTGGCTATAAGTTCGTCGGCCTTGCCAACTATACTCAAATGCTGGGTGAGCCAAAGTTTTGGGAGGCCCTTAAGAACAACTTCCTCTGGCTGATTATTGTACCTGCTTTTTCGACGGCCTTCGGGCTTTTGGCAGCACAGCTGACTGACCGCATCCGGTGGGGGAACATTGCAAAATCACTGATTTTTATGCCGATGGCCATTTCGTTTGTAGGCGCTGCCGTTATCTGGAAGCTGGTCTATGACACGCGCCCCGTTGATCAAGACCAGATTGGTGTCCTTAACGCGATCTATCTGGCCTTTGGTGGCGATGAGCCGCAACAATGGCTGACGATACCGCTGTGGAATTCATTCTTTCTAATGGCTGTTCTGATTTGGATTCAGACTGGGTTTGCCATGGTCATCCTGTCCGCCGCCCTGCGCGGTATTCCGGAAGAAACGATTGAGGCTGCGATTGTGGATGGGGCCAACCCGATGCAGGTGTTCTTCAAAATCAAAGCCCCCCAGATCATCCCCACAATCGTTGTGGTCTGGACGACGATCACCATCGTTGTGCTCAAGGTATTCGACATCGTTTACGCCATGACCAATGGGCAGTGGGAAACGCAGGTTTTGGCCAACTACATGTATGACAAAATGTTCCGTGCCAATGATTGGGGCGTGGGGTCGGCATCGGCCATGGTGATCATGCTGTTGGTGACGCCGATCCTGGTCTGGAACGTCTATAGCGCACGCAAAGAAATGCGCTGA
- a CDS encoding carbohydrate ABC transporter permease — protein sequence MDNIAGTKSGLTWAVHISVAVLVMLWLFPTVGLLVSSFRTSDQIATSGWWNSMFPSEQNLTLRSADPETQLLMDGVYVIEGNLFGATSDAEISAWGLSSREIDTYVAGDTAELNKGGTVTVQANGDYRMENAEEFTGSRGTRVFVTAKTPPEFTLENYQKVLFDPTNREGMAKAFFNTLTVTIPATIIPILIAAFAAYALAWMDFPGRALLIAAVVGLLVVPLQLALIPLLKLHNEVGIGKGYLGVWLAHTGFGLPLAIYLLRNYMVGLPRDIIENARVDGATDFQVFVKIILPLSFPALASFAIFQFLWTWNDLLVSLVFLIDSTGETTVMTKQIVELLGTRGGNWEILATSAFVSIAVPLAVFFAMQKYLVRGLLAGSVK from the coding sequence ATGGATAATATTGCAGGAACAAAATCGGGCCTGACATGGGCCGTTCACATCTCGGTTGCCGTGCTGGTCATGTTGTGGCTCTTTCCGACTGTCGGTTTGTTGGTGTCATCTTTTCGCACGTCCGACCAGATTGCAACATCGGGCTGGTGGAACTCCATGTTTCCATCGGAACAGAACCTGACCTTGCGCTCCGCAGACCCCGAAACGCAGCTCTTGATGGACGGCGTGTATGTGATTGAAGGGAATCTCTTTGGCGCGACCAGCGATGCAGAGATATCCGCGTGGGGCCTGTCGTCCCGCGAGATCGACACCTACGTCGCAGGAGATACGGCCGAGCTTAACAAAGGTGGTACGGTCACGGTTCAGGCCAACGGCGACTACCGTATGGAAAACGCCGAAGAATTCACGGGCAGCAGGGGCACACGGGTATTTGTGACCGCCAAGACGCCCCCGGAATTCACCTTGGAAAACTATCAAAAAGTGCTGTTTGACCCAACCAATCGGGAAGGCATGGCAAAGGCATTCTTCAACACGCTGACAGTAACGATTCCGGCGACGATCATCCCGATCCTGATTGCGGCCTTTGCCGCTTATGCGTTGGCCTGGATGGATTTTCCGGGCCGTGCGCTGCTGATCGCCGCTGTGGTTGGGCTTTTGGTGGTGCCGTTACAATTGGCGCTGATCCCGCTTTTGAAGCTGCACAACGAGGTTGGCATCGGCAAGGGTTATCTTGGCGTTTGGCTGGCACACACCGGGTTTGGCCTGCCGCTGGCGATTTATCTGTTGCGCAACTACATGGTGGGCCTGCCCCGCGATATCATCGAGAACGCACGCGTGGACGGTGCAACTGATTTTCAGGTTTTTGTGAAAATCATCCTGCCCCTGTCCTTTCCGGCCCTCGCCTCTTTTGCGATTTTTCAGTTCCTCTGGACGTGGAATGACCTGCTTGTCTCGCTGGTGTTCCTGATCGATTCAACCGGGGAAACCACGGTGATGACCAAACAAATCGTTGAGCTGTTGGGCACCCGTGGCGGCAATTGGGAAATTCTGGCGACATCGGCCTTTGTCTCAATCGCCGTGCCGTTGGCGGTTTTCTTTGCCATGCAAAAATATCTGGTCCGGGGCCTGCTGGCCGGATCCGTCAAGTAA
- a CDS encoding alpha-glucosidase has translation MTVKPNTVESAVVDQDWWRGAVIYQIYPRSFQDSDGDGIGDLKGIVQRLPYIASLGVDAIWISPFFTSPMKDFGYDVSDYCDVDPMFGKLTDLDEMIATAHDHGVKVMIDLVLSHSSDQHPWFAQSRLDRENDKADWYVWADPKPDGTAPNNWLSIFGGPAWHWDPRREQYYLHNFLSSQPDLNLHTPAVQDALLDATRFWLDRGVDGFRLDTINFYFADKQLRDNPALPPEKRNANIAPSVNPYNHQQHIYSKNQPENLAFLRRFRALLDEYPGKAAVGEVGDAQYGLEILGQYTSGDEFVHMCYAFELLAKEKPTAERIAEVFAKVADVAADGWACWAFSNHDVMRHASRWALSPAAQRLFVTMLMCLRGSVCLYQGEELGLPEADIAFEDLQDPYGIEFWPEFKGRDGCRSPMAWELSNQNGGFTTGKPWLPVSPEHLNLSVAAQEADPSAMLHHYRKAIGLRQSNAVLAKGTLSNLTVKDDVLSFSRMLDGEEVFCAFNLSDAPATVDLPTGNWANLAPDMDTADTDKGGTIALAPWQACISKRSIDQKET, from the coding sequence ATGACTGTAAAACCAAACACCGTTGAATCAGCCGTGGTCGATCAAGACTGGTGGCGTGGCGCGGTCATCTATCAGATCTACCCACGCAGTTTTCAGGACAGCGATGGTGACGGTATTGGCGACCTCAAAGGCATCGTGCAACGCCTGCCCTATATCGCATCACTTGGAGTGGATGCGATTTGGATTTCGCCATTCTTTACCTCTCCGATGAAGGATTTCGGGTATGACGTAAGCGATTACTGTGATGTCGATCCGATGTTTGGCAAACTGACCGATCTCGATGAAATGATTGCCACCGCGCATGATCACGGCGTCAAAGTGATGATCGACCTGGTGCTGTCGCATTCATCCGACCAACATCCTTGGTTCGCACAAAGCCGACTAGACCGTGAAAACGACAAGGCAGATTGGTATGTCTGGGCTGATCCCAAACCCGATGGAACAGCCCCGAACAATTGGCTGTCGATCTTCGGTGGGCCGGCGTGGCACTGGGACCCCCGGCGCGAACAGTATTACCTGCATAATTTTCTGAGCAGTCAGCCGGATCTAAATTTGCACACACCCGCAGTGCAAGATGCCCTGCTGGATGCAACCCGTTTCTGGCTGGACCGGGGCGTAGATGGATTTCGGCTTGATACCATCAACTTTTACTTTGCCGACAAGCAGCTGCGCGATAACCCCGCCCTGCCTCCTGAAAAACGCAATGCCAACATCGCGCCGTCGGTCAATCCGTACAACCACCAGCAACATATCTATTCCAAGAACCAACCCGAGAACCTCGCCTTTTTGCGCCGCTTCCGCGCGCTGCTGGATGAATATCCCGGTAAGGCCGCGGTGGGCGAAGTCGGTGATGCACAGTACGGGCTGGAGATTTTGGGCCAGTACACAAGTGGCGATGAGTTTGTTCACATGTGCTATGCTTTCGAGCTTTTGGCTAAGGAAAAACCAACTGCGGAACGGATCGCGGAAGTGTTCGCCAAGGTCGCGGATGTTGCCGCCGACGGGTGGGCCTGCTGGGCGTTTTCAAACCATGACGTGATGCGCCATGCCAGCCGGTGGGCACTGTCCCCCGCAGCACAACGCCTGTTTGTGACAATGCTGATGTGCCTGCGCGGGTCCGTCTGCCTGTACCAAGGTGAAGAATTGGGCCTGCCCGAAGCCGACATCGCATTCGAGGACCTGCAAGATCCCTATGGCATTGAATTCTGGCCGGAATTCAAAGGCCGCGACGGCTGTCGCAGCCCCATGGCCTGGGAGCTGTCCAATCAAAACGGCGGGTTCACCACTGGCAAGCCATGGCTGCCGGTCAGCCCTGAGCATCTGAACCTCTCTGTTGCCGCGCAAGAGGCAGACCCCTCGGCAATGTTGCACCATTATCGAAAGGCCATTGGCTTGCGTCAATCAAACGCCGTGCTGGCCAAAGGAACGTTATCAAATCTGACAGTCAAAGACGACGTCCTGAGTTTTTCGCGCATGTTGGATGGCGAAGAGGTGTTCTGTGCTTTCAATCTCTCCGATGCCCCGGCGACCGTTGACCTGCCCACAGGTAACTGGGCCAATCTGGCCCCCGATATGGATACTGCCGACACGGATAAAGGCGGGACAATTGCCCTTGCCCCTTGGCAGGCATGCATCAGCAAACGATCCATTGATCAAAAGGAAACGTAA
- a CDS encoding ABC transporter ATP-binding protein, which translates to MANLKLTQVAKTYGNVEVLKNINLDITTGELIVFVGPSGCGKSTLLRMIAGLEKISGGTLEIDGQVVNNVPPSERGIAMVFQSYALYPHMTVRDNMAFALKLAKKSPADIDAAIKRAADKLQLTEYLDRLPKALSGGQRQRVAIGRSIVRDPKVYLFDEPLSNLDAALRVATRIEIAQLKEQMPDSTMIYVTHDQVEAMTLASRIVVLADKGIAQVGTPLDLYERPENEFVAQFIGSPAMNLLPGEVVKTGAQTTVKLDGGGTAVSAVKTDKNDKGIRVNVGVRPEDLVRTSGDFLFEGVVNFTEALGEVTLLYFEEQDAGNAVIGKLPGVHNNVRGTSIRLTAVPEKVQVFHNGQSLFYR; encoded by the coding sequence ATGGCCAATCTCAAGTTGACCCAAGTTGCCAAGACCTATGGCAACGTCGAAGTCCTCAAGAACATCAATCTGGATATCACCACAGGCGAACTCATCGTGTTTGTGGGGCCATCAGGGTGCGGCAAATCCACCCTGCTGCGGATGATTGCAGGTCTGGAAAAGATCTCTGGCGGGACGTTGGAAATTGACGGTCAAGTGGTCAACAATGTGCCCCCGTCCGAACGTGGCATTGCGATGGTATTCCAATCCTACGCTCTTTATCCGCACATGACTGTGCGGGACAACATGGCCTTTGCGCTGAAGCTTGCCAAGAAAAGCCCTGCGGACATTGATGCGGCGATCAAGCGCGCGGCGGACAAGCTGCAACTGACCGAATATCTGGACCGCCTGCCCAAGGCATTGTCTGGCGGTCAACGCCAGCGCGTTGCAATCGGCCGTTCGATTGTGCGTGACCCAAAGGTCTATTTGTTTGACGAACCGCTGTCGAACCTCGATGCGGCGCTGCGTGTCGCGACTCGCATTGAAATTGCCCAACTTAAAGAGCAGATGCCAGATTCAACGATGATTTATGTGACCCATGATCAGGTCGAGGCAATGACCCTTGCCAGTCGCATTGTTGTTTTGGCTGACAAGGGCATCGCCCAGGTTGGCACGCCGTTGGATTTGTATGAGCGTCCCGAAAACGAATTTGTGGCCCAGTTCATTGGCTCTCCTGCAATGAACCTCCTGCCGGGCGAGGTGGTCAAGACCGGTGCGCAAACAACAGTGAAACTTGACGGCGGCGGCACGGCGGTTTCTGCGGTGAAAACTGACAAGAACGACAAGGGCATCCGCGTGAACGTCGGGGTTCGGCCAGAGGATCTTGTCAGGACGTCTGGTGATTTCCTGTTCGAAGGTGTCGTGAATTTCACCGAAGCACTGGGCGAAGTCACTTTGCTATATTTTGAAGAACAGGACGCGGGCAATGCCGTGATTGGCAAGCTTCCCGGCGTGCACAACAATGTACGCGGCACCTCAATCCGCCTTACCGCAGTCCCTGAAAAGGTACAGGTGTTCCACAACGGGCAGTCGCTTTTTTATCGTTAA
- a CDS encoding DMT family transporter, protein MDKPNSAKGAATPYALAVAGVLFASICFGFVPYFSRGLTDQGLAPYAVAFYRYILAAIILLPAILKYRSNWREIVWGMMAGGVMGLGWVGYVTALETVPASTVGVLYMTYPVFTIVIAWTLFGDRPTRRSIVAAGLIVVAAIIAGSPASVPPEQVPTLLVSLAAPFGFGFGICVLVHRLSRIAPLARIASVSLGSIIGLAPLILTSEVAEILPKGGSDWFLIVGIGLVTALIPQLIYTVCSPIIGATRTAVIGSIELPTMFAVGVLAFGEVITAAQAIACALVLGAIAITQSRSTRTVTTVITKEPES, encoded by the coding sequence ATGGATAAACCAAACTCAGCCAAAGGAGCAGCTACCCCCTATGCCCTTGCGGTCGCTGGTGTTCTTTTTGCATCCATCTGCTTTGGCTTTGTCCCGTATTTTAGCCGCGGGTTGACCGATCAGGGTCTCGCTCCCTATGCAGTCGCATTTTATCGTTACATATTGGCAGCGATTATCCTGTTGCCTGCAATCCTGAAGTATCGCTCAAATTGGCGGGAGATCGTCTGGGGGATGATGGCCGGAGGTGTGATGGGGCTTGGCTGGGTTGGCTATGTCACGGCTCTTGAGACAGTTCCTGCATCGACCGTTGGCGTTCTATATATGACGTATCCAGTGTTCACGATTGTGATCGCATGGACACTTTTTGGCGACCGACCGACACGGCGCAGCATCGTTGCAGCTGGGTTGATTGTTGTTGCGGCGATCATTGCAGGATCTCCGGCATCTGTGCCTCCAGAACAGGTTCCAACGCTACTCGTGTCCTTGGCGGCACCTTTTGGTTTTGGTTTTGGTATATGTGTTCTCGTTCATCGCCTGTCTCGTATTGCCCCTTTGGCCAGAATAGCGTCGGTCTCACTTGGGTCGATCATTGGCCTTGCCCCTCTCATTCTCACGTCTGAGGTTGCCGAAATCCTGCCAAAGGGCGGGAGTGACTGGTTTCTGATTGTTGGGATCGGCCTTGTAACCGCGCTTATTCCGCAACTGATTTACACTGTCTGTTCACCTATCATCGGTGCGACGCGCACGGCTGTTATTGGAAGCATTGAATTGCCGACGATGTTTGCCGTTGGCGTGCTTGCGTTTGGTGAAGTGATTACGGCTGCACAGGCGATAGCCTGCGCTTTGGTATTGGGGGCGATAGCCATTACGCAAAGCCGCTCTACACGAACTGTCACGACCGTAATCACTAAGGAGCCGGAAAGCTAA